A region from the Serinibacter arcticus genome encodes:
- the priA gene encoding bifunctional 1-(5-phosphoribosyl)-5-((5-phosphoribosylamino)methylideneamino)imidazole-4-carboxamide isomerase/phosphoribosylanthranilate isomerase PriA — MTSPTSQPILQLLPAVDVTGGQAVQLVQGVAGSGGQYGDPFDQAMRWVDAGAPWLHLVDLDAAFGRGSNHELLASIVERVSDRIQVELSGGIRDDASLRRALATGVRRVNIGTAALEDPAWTASAIAEHGDRIAIGLDVRGTRLAARGWTQEGGELDDVLDQLEAAGCARYVVTDVTKDGTLRGPNLDLLAHVCSRTASPVIASGGISTLDDLRALRELVPTGVEGAIVGTALYAGAFTITEALDVAGRPEA, encoded by the coding sequence ATGACATCCCCCACCAGCCAGCCGATCCTGCAGCTGCTTCCCGCCGTCGACGTCACGGGGGGCCAGGCCGTCCAGCTCGTCCAGGGCGTCGCCGGTTCGGGAGGCCAGTACGGCGACCCCTTCGACCAGGCGATGCGGTGGGTGGACGCCGGTGCGCCGTGGCTGCACCTCGTGGACCTCGACGCGGCGTTCGGCCGCGGATCGAACCACGAGCTGCTCGCCTCGATCGTCGAGCGCGTCTCCGACCGCATCCAGGTCGAGCTCTCGGGCGGCATCCGCGACGACGCCTCGCTGCGCCGCGCGCTGGCGACCGGTGTCCGCCGCGTGAACATCGGCACCGCCGCTCTGGAGGACCCGGCGTGGACCGCCTCGGCGATCGCCGAGCACGGCGACCGGATCGCCATCGGCCTCGACGTCCGTGGCACGCGCCTCGCCGCCCGCGGCTGGACCCAGGAGGGTGGCGAGCTCGACGACGTCCTCGACCAGCTCGAGGCCGCCGGCTGCGCCCGCTACGTCGTCACCGACGTCACCAAGGACGGCACGCTGCGCGGTCCGAACCTCGACCTGCTCGCCCACGTCTGCTCGCGCACCGCCTCGCCCGTCATCGCCTCGGGCGGCATCTCGACCCTGGACGACCTCCGCGCGCTGCGCGAGCTGGTGCCGACCGGTGTCGAGGGCGCGATCGTCGGGACGGCGCTGTACGCCGGGGCGTTCACCATCACCGAGGCGCTCGACGTCGCCGGGCGCCCGGAGGCGTGA
- the hisH gene encoding imidazole glycerol phosphate synthase subunit HisH has translation MTDPRPAVVVLDYGSGNTHSAVRALERAGADVALTADPTLVADADGLVVPGVGAFAAVMDQLLAVGGDRMIERRLAGGRPVLGICVGLQVLFAAGVEHGSRTAGLDQWPGVVEPLAAEIVPHMGWSLVRPPADTVLFRGVEDERFYFVHSYGVATDPAVLLAEAGTTPMTPPLVTWAEHGAPFVAAVENGPLSATQFHPEKSGDAGARLLRNWVENLPRRARA, from the coding sequence GTGACCGACCCGCGACCCGCCGTCGTCGTCCTCGACTACGGCTCCGGCAACACCCACTCCGCGGTCCGGGCGCTCGAGCGCGCCGGGGCCGACGTCGCGCTGACCGCCGACCCGACGCTCGTCGCCGACGCCGACGGCCTCGTCGTCCCCGGCGTGGGGGCGTTCGCCGCCGTCATGGACCAGCTGCTCGCCGTCGGGGGCGACCGCATGATCGAGCGCCGCCTCGCCGGCGGCCGCCCCGTGCTGGGCATCTGCGTCGGCCTGCAGGTGCTGTTCGCCGCGGGGGTCGAGCACGGCTCGCGCACCGCGGGCCTCGACCAGTGGCCCGGCGTCGTCGAGCCGCTCGCGGCCGAGATCGTGCCGCACATGGGCTGGTCGCTCGTGCGCCCGCCCGCCGACACCGTGCTCTTCCGCGGCGTCGAGGACGAGCGGTTCTACTTCGTCCACTCCTACGGGGTGGCCACCGACCCCGCCGTCCTGCTGGCGGAGGCCGGCACGACGCCGATGACACCGCCCCTCGTCACGTGGGCCGAGCACGGCGCGCCGTTCGTGGCCGCCGTCGAGAACGGCCCGCTCAGCGCCACCCAGTTCCACCCCGAGAAGTCCGGCGACGCCGGCGCCCGACTGCTGCGCAACTGGGTCGAGAACCTGCCGCGCCGGGCCCGCGCCTGA
- the hisB gene encoding imidazoleglycerol-phosphate dehydratase HisB produces the protein MTTPENDEQTTERVAESSRPRRHARIERTTRESSVVVELDLDGTGVVDIDTTVGFWDHMLTALGTHARFDLTVRATGDTHIDVHHTVEDTAIVLGEALRQALGDKVGIARFADATVPLDEALALAVVDVSGRPYCVHEGEPAGQEYHLIGGHFTGSLTRHVLESLALHAGICLHVRVLAGRDPHHIVEAQFKALARALRAAVAFDDRVVGVPSTKGAL, from the coding sequence ATGACGACGCCCGAGAACGACGAGCAGACGACCGAGCGGGTCGCCGAGTCCTCCCGTCCCCGACGCCACGCGCGCATCGAGCGCACCACCCGGGAGTCCTCGGTCGTGGTCGAGCTCGACCTCGACGGCACCGGGGTGGTCGACATCGACACCACCGTCGGCTTCTGGGACCACATGCTCACCGCCCTCGGCACGCACGCCCGTTTCGACCTCACGGTCCGGGCGACCGGGGACACGCACATCGACGTCCACCACACGGTCGAGGACACCGCGATCGTGCTGGGCGAGGCCCTGCGCCAGGCTCTCGGCGACAAGGTCGGCATCGCGCGGTTCGCCGACGCCACCGTGCCGCTGGACGAGGCGCTCGCGCTCGCCGTCGTCGACGTCTCCGGGCGTCCCTACTGCGTGCACGAGGGCGAGCCCGCCGGCCAGGAGTACCACCTCATCGGGGGGCACTTCACCGGCTCCCTGACGCGTCACGTGCTCGAGTCGCTCGCGCTGCACGCGGGTATCTGCCTGCACGTGCGTGTCCTCGCGGGCCGCGACCCGCACCACATCGTCGAGGCCCAGTTCAAGGCGCTCGCTCGCGCGCTGCGTGCCGCCGTGGCGTTCGACGACCGCGTCGTCGGCGTGCCCTCGACCAAGGGTGCGCTGTGA
- a CDS encoding histidinol-phosphate transaminase, with amino-acid sequence MTATPDPAPLRLPVRPELAHEEPYGAPQLDVPVLLNVNENPYRPSDAVVASIASAVADAAVTLNRYPDREFRTLRTALGAYLERESGVGGLDADHLWAANGSNEVMLHLLQAFGGPGRTALSFAPTYSMYPEYARDTNTAWVAGRREEDFTLDVDVAARLIEEVRPAVVLLPSPNNPTGTALPLDTVRRLLDVARTSGPDGAATVLVIDEAYAEFRREGVPSALELLASNPHLAVSRTMSKAFGMAGARVGYLAAAPALVDALRVVRLPYHLSAVTQAVALAALAHTDELMAQVASLRAERDELATWLLEHGLDAVPSDANFVLFGRFRDRHAVWQGLLDAGILVRETGPDGWLRVSVGTPQETAAFKAALVEVLA; translated from the coding sequence GTGACCGCGACGCCCGATCCCGCCCCGCTCCGGCTCCCCGTCCGCCCGGAGCTGGCGCACGAGGAGCCCTACGGGGCGCCGCAGCTGGACGTGCCCGTCCTGCTGAACGTCAACGAGAACCCCTACCGACCGAGCGACGCCGTCGTCGCGAGCATCGCGAGCGCCGTGGCCGACGCGGCCGTGACGCTGAACCGGTACCCGGACCGCGAGTTCCGCACCCTGCGGACCGCGCTCGGGGCCTATCTCGAGCGCGAGTCCGGCGTGGGCGGTCTCGACGCCGACCACCTCTGGGCCGCCAACGGCTCCAACGAGGTGATGCTCCACCTCCTGCAGGCGTTCGGCGGGCCCGGGCGCACGGCGCTCTCCTTCGCCCCCACGTACTCCATGTACCCCGAGTACGCCCGGGACACGAACACGGCCTGGGTGGCGGGTCGGCGCGAGGAGGACTTCACGCTCGACGTCGACGTCGCCGCGCGCCTGATCGAGGAGGTCCGCCCCGCCGTCGTGCTCCTCCCGAGCCCGAACAACCCCACCGGCACCGCGCTGCCGCTGGACACCGTCCGGCGCCTGCTCGACGTCGCCCGGACGTCGGGGCCCGACGGCGCCGCGACCGTCCTCGTCATCGACGAGGCGTACGCGGAGTTCCGGCGCGAGGGCGTGCCGAGTGCGCTCGAGCTGCTCGCGAGCAACCCCCACCTCGCCGTCTCCCGCACGATGTCGAAGGCCTTCGGCATGGCGGGCGCCCGCGTCGGCTACCTCGCCGCGGCGCCGGCGCTCGTCGACGCGCTGCGGGTCGTCCGGCTCCCGTACCACCTGTCGGCCGTCACCCAGGCGGTGGCGCTCGCGGCCCTCGCGCACACGGACGAGCTCATGGCCCAGGTGGCCTCGCTGCGCGCCGAGCGCGACGAGCTCGCCACCTGGCTGCTGGAGCACGGGCTCGACGCCGTGCCCAGCGACGCGAACTTCGTCCTGTTCGGTAGGTTCAGGGACAGGCACGCCGTCTGGCAGGGCCTGCTGGACGCCGGGATCCTCGTCAGGGAGACGGGACCCGACGGGTGGCTGCGGGTGTCGGTCGGCACCCCGCAGGAGACGGCGGCATTCAAGGCAGCACTAGTGGAGGTCCTCGCATGA